A window of Tautonia plasticadhaerens contains these coding sequences:
- a CDS encoding RNA 2'-phosphotransferase, protein MSQPKSIVRVSKFLSLVLRHRPESIGLTLDEGGWASVEDLIARAGRHGTRLSRELIAEVVASNDTQRFRLSEYGSRIRASQGHSISVELGLEPVEPPGVLDHGTATRFLDSILRDGLRPSGRQHVHLSGDVPTAEAVGRRHGRPVVLEVASGRMVEDGFPFFRSDNGVWLTARVPPGYLEARPGRG, encoded by the coding sequence ATGTCGCAGCCGAAGTCGATCGTGAGGGTGAGCAAGTTCCTCAGCCTCGTGCTGCGACACCGGCCCGAGTCGATCGGCCTGACGCTGGACGAGGGAGGCTGGGCGTCGGTCGAGGACTTGATCGCCCGCGCCGGGAGGCACGGGACGAGGCTCTCCCGGGAGTTGATCGCCGAGGTCGTGGCGTCGAACGACACGCAGCGGTTCCGGCTCAGCGAGTACGGGAGTCGGATCCGGGCGAGCCAGGGGCACTCGATCTCGGTGGAGCTGGGGCTGGAGCCGGTCGAGCCGCCGGGGGTGCTCGACCACGGGACGGCGACCCGGTTCCTCGACTCGATCCTCCGGGACGGGCTCCGGCCGTCGGGAAGGCAGCACGTCCACCTCTCGGGGGACGTGCCGACGGCCGAGGCGGTCGGTCGACGCCACGGCCGCCCGGTCGTCCTGGAAGTCGCCTCGGGCCGGATGGTCGAGGACGGATTCCCCTTCTTCCGGTCGGACAACGGGGTCTGGCTGACCGCCCGGGTGCCGCCGGGATACCTGGAGGCCCGCCCCGGGAGGGGCTGA
- a CDS encoding ATP-binding protein, whose protein sequence is MASPPLRVLLVEDDPDHAELIRRHLGRARPKGRTVLMEHVGCLADARRRLAEPGGGGQGDIDALLLDLVLPDSGLDTTLESVLDARPELPVVVLTSLDDLDFAADAVQRGAQDYLVKSEITGEILLRSLRHAIERKSAQRQLRDYAAQLERRNEELRRFAHLMAHEVRNPLNIVSLNLMLARRSTGDPEMLAEALGQAEGSVRGLGQLVAELLRFADAEIDPGGGEAVPMEAVLDDALRVLRETIREGRAAVSRGPLPPVLGQKTQLDHLMQNLVGNAVKYRGEDPPAIRVEAEPSGDGWATFRVVDNGRGIPPDDRDRVFEMFCRLHEPKRIPGTGIGLAFCKRVVEAHGGRIWVESAPLGPGSAVCFTLPTAEPHTPPGDPAAAPPA, encoded by the coding sequence ATGGCCTCGCCCCCGCTTCGTGTGCTGCTCGTCGAGGACGACCCCGACCACGCCGAGCTGATCCGTCGCCACCTCGGTCGCGCCCGGCCCAAGGGCCGCACCGTGCTGATGGAGCACGTCGGCTGCCTCGCCGACGCCCGACGCCGCCTGGCCGAGCCAGGCGGCGGCGGGCAGGGCGACATCGACGCGCTGCTCCTCGACCTCGTCCTGCCCGACAGCGGGCTCGACACCACGCTCGAATCCGTCCTCGACGCCCGCCCCGAGCTGCCGGTGGTGGTCCTCACCTCGCTGGACGACCTCGACTTCGCCGCCGACGCCGTCCAGAGGGGGGCCCAGGACTACCTGGTGAAGTCCGAGATCACCGGCGAGATCCTCCTGCGCTCCCTCCGGCACGCCATCGAGCGCAAGTCCGCCCAGCGCCAGCTCCGGGACTACGCCGCCCAGCTCGAACGCCGCAACGAGGAGCTCCGGCGCTTCGCCCACCTGATGGCCCACGAGGTCCGGAACCCGCTGAACATCGTCTCCCTGAACCTCATGCTCGCCCGACGCTCCACCGGGGATCCCGAGATGCTGGCCGAGGCCCTCGGCCAGGCCGAGGGCTCCGTCCGGGGCCTCGGCCAGCTGGTCGCCGAGCTGCTCCGCTTCGCCGACGCCGAGATCGACCCCGGGGGCGGCGAGGCCGTCCCGATGGAGGCCGTCCTCGACGACGCCCTCCGGGTCCTCCGGGAGACGATCCGGGAGGGCCGGGCCGCCGTCTCCCGCGGCCCCCTGCCCCCCGTCCTCGGCCAGAAGACGCAGCTCGACCACCTGATGCAGAACCTCGTCGGCAACGCCGTCAAGTACCGCGGCGAGGACCCTCCCGCCATCCGGGTCGAGGCCGAGCCCTCCGGCGACGGCTGGGCCACCTTCCGGGTCGTCGACAACGGCCGGGGTATCCCCCCCGACGACCGCGACCGCGTCTTCGAGATGTTCTGCCGCCTCCACGAGCCGAAACGCATCCCCGGCACCGGCATCGGCCTGGCCTTCTGCAAGCGCGTCGTCGAGGCCCACGGCGGCCGCATCTGGGTCGAATCCGCCCCCCTCGGACCCGGCAGCGCCGTCTGCTTCACCCTCCCCACCGCCGAACCCCACACCCCCCCCGGCGACCCGGCAGCGGCCCCCCCGGCCTGA
- a CDS encoding glycoside hydrolase family 97 protein: MSRAVAVVLCVLGCVPREAPRAIAGAQPDPVAVESPDGRIRAEVFLKAAADEGPVPHYRVSVDGRPVVLDSPIGIALGDGTILGADSAIEGVESAEIDERYRQHPGKRREVVNRADEVTIWFLEAGRSQRRWQLVVRAADDGVAYRYRFPEQPGWDSLVVAEERSTFTLPEGTRAVALPLDGFESAYEDRYRRLPVSEVPADWLIGLPLLLELPGGGLAAITEADLTDYAGMYLVRGDGPDPRLVSRLSPLPDEPEVAVRADLPHETPWRAILVSPDLAGLVESDFVLNLNDPCAIGDVSWIEPGMTTFPWWNGFFEEGVPFEPGLNTETAKYYIDFCAEAGIPYHSLDGIDNLAWYGGPIRPYEGAGITEGGEGLDFQEILRHAESRGVRIRLWMHWEAARAHMEHAFPLYREWGVEGVMLDFMNRDDQEMVNVLRDVLELAAANHLTVTLHGASKPTGLERTYPNLLSSEAVLNLEYDKWDPMGVPPEHELTIPFTRMLAGPLDFHQGSFRTVPVPEFEPRYVAPLIMGTPCRTLASYVVFQNHLPMVADYPSAYRGHPALPVLASIPSTWDETKLLSGSIGESVVIARRHGEDWWVGAMTDRAARTLSIPLTFLGPGRFKADLDHDDLAAPSRLSHSSREVSATDLLDAELAPSGGAIIRISPLASDREGARTH, translated from the coding sequence ATGAGTCGAGCAGTCGCGGTGGTCCTCTGCGTGCTGGGATGCGTCCCCCGGGAAGCCCCCCGGGCGATCGCCGGGGCGCAGCCCGATCCGGTGGCCGTCGAGTCGCCGGACGGCCGGATCCGGGCCGAGGTCTTCCTCAAGGCGGCTGCCGATGAGGGTCCTGTGCCCCACTATCGGGTGAGCGTCGACGGCCGACCCGTGGTCCTGGACTCTCCGATCGGGATCGCGCTGGGAGACGGGACGATCCTCGGTGCCGATTCGGCGATCGAGGGCGTCGAATCGGCCGAGATCGACGAGCGATACCGCCAGCACCCGGGCAAGCGGCGCGAGGTCGTCAACCGGGCCGACGAGGTGACGATCTGGTTCCTCGAAGCGGGCCGATCGCAGCGGCGCTGGCAACTCGTCGTCCGGGCCGCCGACGACGGGGTCGCCTACCGCTATCGCTTCCCCGAGCAACCGGGGTGGGATTCGCTGGTCGTCGCCGAGGAGCGATCGACCTTCACGCTGCCGGAGGGGACCCGGGCCGTGGCCCTCCCCCTGGACGGGTTCGAGAGCGCCTACGAGGACCGCTATCGCCGCCTCCCCGTCTCGGAGGTGCCGGCCGATTGGCTGATCGGCCTCCCCCTGCTCCTCGAACTCCCCGGCGGGGGACTCGCGGCGATCACCGAGGCCGACCTGACCGACTACGCCGGCATGTACCTGGTCCGGGGAGACGGCCCCGATCCCCGGCTCGTCTCCCGCCTCTCCCCCCTCCCCGACGAGCCCGAGGTCGCCGTCCGGGCCGACCTCCCCCACGAGACCCCCTGGCGGGCGATCCTCGTCTCCCCCGACCTGGCCGGGCTCGTCGAGTCGGACTTCGTGCTCAACCTGAACGACCCGTGCGCGATCGGCGACGTCTCCTGGATCGAGCCCGGGATGACGACCTTCCCGTGGTGGAACGGCTTCTTCGAGGAGGGCGTGCCCTTCGAGCCCGGCCTCAACACCGAAACCGCGAAGTATTACATCGACTTCTGCGCCGAGGCCGGGATCCCCTACCATTCCCTCGACGGGATCGACAACCTCGCCTGGTACGGCGGCCCGATCCGCCCCTACGAGGGGGCCGGCATCACCGAGGGAGGCGAGGGCCTCGACTTCCAGGAGATCCTCCGCCACGCCGAATCCAGAGGGGTCCGGATCCGCCTCTGGATGCACTGGGAGGCCGCCCGGGCCCACATGGAGCACGCCTTCCCGCTCTACCGCGAGTGGGGCGTCGAGGGTGTCATGCTCGACTTCATGAACCGGGACGACCAGGAGATGGTCAACGTCCTCCGGGACGTACTGGAACTGGCGGCGGCCAACCACCTCACCGTCACCCTGCACGGCGCCTCCAAGCCGACGGGCCTGGAGCGGACGTATCCGAACCTCCTCTCCAGCGAGGCCGTGCTGAACCTCGAATACGACAAGTGGGACCCGATGGGCGTGCCCCCCGAGCACGAGCTGACCATCCCCTTCACCCGGATGCTCGCCGGCCCGCTCGACTTCCACCAGGGCTCGTTCCGCACCGTCCCCGTCCCCGAGTTCGAGCCGAGATACGTGGCCCCGCTCATCATGGGGACGCCCTGCCGGACGCTGGCCTCCTACGTCGTCTTCCAGAACCACCTGCCGATGGTCGCCGACTACCCCTCCGCCTACCGGGGCCACCCCGCCCTGCCGGTCCTCGCCTCGATCCCGAGCACCTGGGACGAGACCAAGCTCCTGTCCGGCTCGATCGGCGAGTCGGTCGTCATCGCCCGACGCCACGGGGAGGACTGGTGGGTCGGCGCCATGACCGATCGAGCGGCCCGAACCCTGTCCATCCCCCTCACCTTCCTCGGCCCCGGCCGCTTCAAGGCGGACCTCGACCACGATGACCTGGCGGCCCCGTCCCGGCTCTCCCACTCCTCCCGGGAAGTCTCCGCGACGGATCTCCTCGACGCGGAGCTCGCCCCCTCGGGCGGCGCGATCATCCGGATTTCCCCGTTGGCCTCCGACCGGGAAGGCGCCCGGACTCATTGA
- a CDS encoding DinB family protein codes for MRDDFDALFSYNRWADRLVLDACRALSDEQYRAEPSPGWSAVRSTVVHLVRVTEGWLRLLAGEEVAAFLTEADLPTLDAASDRLGRSYEIYDALRPRLSPEFLDAPMTMRGGGRTIILPPWVVLRHVVNHASYHRGQVASKLARLGVAPPDTDLDTWALEWMPPDA; via the coding sequence ATGCGAGACGACTTCGACGCCCTGTTCTCCTACAACCGATGGGCCGACCGCCTGGTCCTCGACGCCTGCCGGGCCCTCTCCGACGAGCAGTATCGCGCCGAGCCGAGCCCCGGCTGGTCCGCCGTCCGGTCGACGGTCGTGCATCTCGTCCGGGTCACCGAGGGCTGGCTCCGCCTCCTGGCCGGCGAGGAGGTCGCCGCCTTCCTGACCGAAGCGGATCTCCCCACCCTCGACGCCGCTTCCGACCGCCTCGGCCGCTCCTACGAGATTTATGATGCCCTCCGGCCCCGGCTTTCCCCCGAATTCCTCGACGCCCCGATGACGATGCGGGGCGGCGGCCGGACGATCATCCTCCCCCCCTGGGTCGTCCTCCGCCACGTGGTCAACCACGCGTCCTACCACCGCGGCCAGGTCGCCTCGAAGCTGGCCCGGCTCGGCGTCGCCCCGCCCGACACCGACCTCGACACCTGGGCCCTCGAATGGATGCCCCCCGACGCCTGA
- a CDS encoding HAD family hydrolase: MERSGTGYEGVRAVILDAVGTLIDPAPSVAEVYAGAARRQGLEVETGEVRRRFKEHFRRDELDDLRGPMVTDESIEYRRWRRIVGGVLPGLAEPDRAFLELWEHFGRPDAWRCFDDVIPAVGLLREAGLAVRVGSNFDGRLRQVLRGLPGLEPLADSVVISSEVGYRKPHPSFYRAACDRLELPPPVVLSVGDDPENDDAGARRAGLSAALIDRSGRVGPRPGVFPDLVSLAAAVVG, from the coding sequence ATGGAGCGGTCGGGGACCGGCTACGAGGGGGTCCGGGCGGTCATCCTGGATGCCGTGGGGACGTTGATCGACCCGGCACCCTCGGTGGCCGAGGTGTACGCGGGGGCGGCGAGGCGGCAGGGGTTGGAGGTCGAGACGGGGGAGGTCCGCCGCCGGTTCAAGGAACACTTCCGCCGCGACGAGCTGGACGACCTGCGGGGGCCGATGGTCACGGACGAGTCGATCGAGTATCGCCGCTGGCGGCGGATCGTCGGGGGGGTCTTGCCGGGCCTCGCCGAGCCGGATCGGGCGTTCCTGGAACTCTGGGAGCACTTCGGCCGCCCCGACGCATGGCGGTGCTTCGACGACGTGATCCCGGCGGTGGGGTTGCTCCGGGAGGCGGGCCTGGCGGTCCGGGTGGGTTCGAACTTCGACGGCCGGCTCCGCCAGGTGCTCCGGGGGCTGCCCGGGCTGGAGCCGCTGGCCGATTCGGTCGTCATCTCCTCGGAGGTCGGCTACCGGAAGCCGCACCCGTCGTTCTACCGGGCCGCCTGCGACCGCCTGGAGTTGCCCCCCCCTGTCGTCCTCTCGGTCGGCGACGACCCCGAGAACGACGACGCCGGGGCCCGACGCGCCGGGCTCTCCGCGGCGTTGATCGACCGATCCGGCCGGGTGGGGCCGAGGCCGGGCGTGTTCCCCGACCTCGTCTCGCTGGCCGCCGCGGTGGTCGGCTGA
- a CDS encoding carbon-nitrogen hydrolase produces MSRSSRPFTVGLVQMRCSTDPDENLRRACEFLREASAKGAQVACLPELFRSQYFCQVEDHANFDLAEPIPGPSTEAISAVARETGMVIVASLFERRAAGIYHNTAVVLDADGSIRGRYRKMHIPDDPLYYEKFYFTPGDLGFLSFETSRANVGTLVCWDQWYPEAARLTALRGADILFYPTAIGWHPAEKAEYGEAQADAWMTMQRAHAIANGVYVAGVNRIGHEGDPAGGIEFWGGTFLADPFGRILAKAGPDTEEILVVECDPKLMETTRRHWPFLRDRRIDAYTPIVERFLS; encoded by the coding sequence ATGAGCCGATCGTCCCGGCCGTTCACCGTCGGACTCGTGCAGATGCGCTGCTCGACCGACCCGGACGAGAACCTCCGACGCGCCTGCGAGTTCCTCCGGGAGGCGTCGGCGAAGGGGGCCCAGGTGGCGTGCCTGCCGGAGCTGTTCCGCTCGCAGTACTTCTGCCAGGTCGAGGACCACGCCAACTTCGACCTCGCCGAGCCGATCCCGGGCCCCTCGACCGAGGCGATCTCGGCCGTGGCGAGGGAGACAGGCATGGTGATTGTCGCCTCGCTGTTCGAGCGCCGGGCGGCGGGGATCTACCACAACACGGCGGTGGTGCTGGATGCGGACGGCTCGATCCGGGGCCGATATCGGAAGATGCACATCCCCGACGACCCGCTCTATTACGAGAAGTTCTACTTCACCCCCGGGGACCTCGGGTTCCTGTCGTTCGAGACGAGCCGGGCGAACGTCGGGACGCTCGTCTGCTGGGACCAGTGGTACCCCGAGGCCGCCCGGCTGACCGCGCTGCGGGGCGCCGACATCCTCTTCTACCCCACCGCGATCGGCTGGCACCCCGCCGAGAAGGCCGAGTACGGCGAGGCCCAGGCCGACGCCTGGATGACCATGCAGCGGGCCCACGCGATCGCCAACGGCGTCTACGTCGCCGGGGTGAACCGGATCGGCCACGAGGGGGACCCTGCCGGCGGCATTGAGTTCTGGGGCGGCACCTTCCTCGCCGACCCCTTCGGCCGGATCCTCGCCAAGGCTGGGCCCGACACCGAGGAGATCCTCGTCGTCGAGTGCGACCCGAAGCTCATGGAGACGACCCGACGCCACTGGCCGTTCCTGAGGGACCGTCGGATCGACGCCTACACGCCGATCGTGGAGCGGTTCCTCTCCTGA
- the tsaD gene encoding tRNA (adenosine(37)-N6)-threonylcarbamoyltransferase complex transferase subunit TsaD produces MTDPLLLLAIETTCDETGAAVLEGPRPPAVGVPRVRSSVVASQVDLHDRFGGVVPEIASREHVRQLLPIVDEALRRAGVTLGEIGAVAVATRPGLVGSLVVGLTAAKTLALALGVPLVAVDHLEAHLYACQLAEPDREVYPCVGLVVSGGHTSLFECRGPIEAGLRGGTIDDAAGEAFDKVAGLLGLGYPGGPGVERAARSGNPKAYEFPRAFLRDDRIAFSFSGLKTAVLYAIRGQDSRGRAGSDPGIPAPEVVADLAASFQEAVVDVLVAKCRQALKQTGLARLGIGGGVAANGRFRDRISAMAAEEGVALFVPPMSLCTDNAAMLGVAFPKLAAGQVADLDVDVTAGLVRPSRG; encoded by the coding sequence GTGACCGACCCCCTCCTGCTGCTCGCCATCGAGACCACCTGCGACGAGACCGGCGCCGCCGTGCTGGAAGGGCCGAGGCCCCCGGCGGTCGGGGTGCCGAGGGTGCGGTCGAGCGTGGTGGCGTCCCAGGTGGACCTGCACGACCGGTTCGGCGGCGTGGTGCCGGAGATCGCGTCGAGGGAGCACGTCCGGCAGCTCCTGCCGATCGTGGACGAGGCGTTGCGGAGGGCGGGGGTGACCCTCGGGGAGATCGGGGCGGTGGCGGTGGCGACGAGGCCGGGGCTGGTCGGGTCGCTCGTGGTCGGCCTGACGGCGGCGAAGACCCTGGCCCTGGCGCTGGGCGTGCCGCTGGTGGCGGTCGACCACCTGGAGGCGCACCTCTACGCCTGTCAGCTCGCCGAGCCGGATCGGGAGGTCTACCCCTGCGTCGGCCTGGTCGTCTCCGGCGGCCACACCAGCCTGTTCGAATGCCGGGGGCCGATCGAGGCGGGTTTGCGCGGCGGGACGATCGACGACGCGGCCGGTGAGGCGTTCGACAAGGTCGCCGGCCTGCTCGGCCTGGGCTACCCCGGCGGCCCGGGCGTGGAGCGGGCCGCCCGGTCGGGAAACCCGAAGGCATATGAATTCCCGAGGGCCTTCCTGCGGGACGATCGGATCGCCTTCAGCTTCTCCGGGCTGAAGACGGCGGTGCTCTACGCGATCAGGGGGCAGGACTCCCGGGGCCGGGCCGGGTCCGACCCCGGCATCCCCGCCCCCGAGGTCGTGGCCGACTTGGCGGCGAGCTTCCAGGAGGCGGTGGTCGACGTGCTCGTCGCCAAGTGTCGCCAGGCGTTGAAACAGACGGGCCTGGCCCGGCTCGGGATCGGCGGCGGGGTGGCGGCGAACGGCCGGTTCCGGGACCGGATCTCGGCGATGGCCGCCGAGGAGGGCGTGGCCCTGTTCGTCCCTCCGATGTCCCTCTGCACCGACAACGCCGCCATGCTCGGCGTCGCGTTCCCCAAGCTCGCCGCCGGCCAGGTCGCCGACCTCGACGTCGACGTCACCGCCGGCCTCGTCCGCCCGTCCCGAGGCTGA
- a CDS encoding S41 family peptidase produces the protein MPHRNLVAIAAVGLASVVCWQSSRGDSKDEMLELYGIFVDAVEQVESNYVREVPRRELLEAALQGMLQSLDPHSTYYSEAEWKQFQRTFEGSFTGIGIQVEVDARSKRLKVLAPLIGTPAYEAGVLAGDLILEVDGESTEGITQDKAVELLQGRPGTAVTLNVLHPGSEKAETLEVTREVIASESVLGVERRPDDSWEYFIDPEAKVGYIRISSFYQTTAEDVRAALTQLKGEGMRGLILDLRTNPGGLLSAAVEVSDLFVDGGVIVSTRGRNTRERRFLANADGTSTGFPMVVMVNQHSASAAEIVSACLQDAGRAKVVGERSFGKGSVQNIIPLEGGTSFLKLTVESYFRPSGGNIHKFPDATEEDEWGVSPSEGLAVELSPEEYARWELARRRKDVTSRIARRIEGDENDDADPPPDRQLDKALEVLHSELDDQAQGEDAEDEVDGERKDAAA, from the coding sequence ATGCCGCACCGCAACCTGGTGGCCATCGCGGCCGTCGGCCTCGCCTCGGTCGTCTGCTGGCAGAGCAGCCGGGGCGACTCGAAGGACGAGATGCTGGAGCTCTACGGCATCTTCGTCGACGCCGTCGAGCAGGTCGAGTCGAACTACGTCCGGGAGGTCCCCCGCCGGGAGCTGCTGGAGGCGGCGCTCCAGGGGATGCTCCAGAGCCTCGACCCGCACTCGACGTATTACAGCGAGGCCGAGTGGAAGCAGTTCCAGCGCACCTTCGAGGGCAGCTTCACCGGGATCGGCATCCAGGTGGAGGTCGACGCCAGGAGCAAGCGGCTCAAGGTGCTCGCCCCGCTGATCGGCACGCCGGCGTACGAGGCGGGCGTGCTGGCCGGCGACCTGATCCTGGAGGTCGACGGCGAGTCGACCGAGGGGATCACCCAGGACAAGGCCGTGGAACTGCTGCAGGGGCGCCCCGGCACCGCGGTGACGCTCAACGTGCTGCACCCCGGCAGCGAGAAGGCCGAGACGCTGGAGGTGACCCGGGAGGTGATCGCCTCGGAGAGCGTGCTGGGCGTCGAGCGTCGGCCGGACGACTCGTGGGAGTACTTCATCGACCCCGAGGCCAAGGTCGGCTACATCCGCATCAGTAGCTTCTACCAGACGACCGCCGAGGACGTCCGGGCGGCCCTGACCCAGCTCAAGGGCGAGGGGATGCGGGGGCTGATCCTCGACCTGCGGACCAACCCCGGCGGCCTGCTCTCGGCGGCGGTCGAGGTGTCCGACCTGTTCGTCGACGGCGGGGTGATCGTCAGCACCAGGGGCCGCAACACCCGGGAGCGCCGGTTCCTGGCCAACGCCGACGGCACCTCCACCGGCTTCCCGATGGTGGTGATGGTCAACCAGCACTCGGCCTCGGCCGCCGAGATCGTCTCGGCCTGCCTGCAGGACGCCGGCCGGGCGAAGGTGGTGGGGGAGCGTTCCTTCGGCAAGGGCTCGGTGCAGAACATCATCCCCCTGGAGGGGGGCACCAGCTTCCTGAAGCTGACCGTCGAGAGCTACTTCCGCCCCTCGGGCGGGAACATCCACAAGTTCCCCGACGCGACGGAGGAGGACGAGTGGGGCGTCTCCCCGAGCGAAGGCCTCGCCGTCGAGCTCTCCCCCGAGGAATACGCCCGCTGGGAGCTGGCCCGGCGCCGCAAGGACGTCACCTCCCGGATCGCCCGTCGCATCGAAGGCGACGAGAACGACGACGCCGACCCGCCGCCCGACCGCCAGCTGGACAAGGCGTTGGAAGTCCTGCACTCCGAGTTGGACGACCAGGCACAGGGGGAGGACGCCGAGGACGAGGTCGACGGCGAGCGGAAAGACGCCGCCGCCTGA
- a CDS encoding sensor histidine kinase, with product MGRAHRHGLALPPVRRPAGRRLGPPPPTWDAVLDRLHPDDSPAFREALGVAADRGELDVSFRLQRSAGDRWFRVRGASPGGDGPVLTLAGSILDIDELRRIQDRNAYHAAIVESADDAIIGLDRDAAIVAWNGGATRLFGREPAEVLGQPVSALAPWVRLDLMPDLIPRALRGESVSHQIVEHRREGGDRQEFALTLGPVRDAGGELVGASLIARDVTGRRAMERRLVAAGRDLRRRSDELEQFVYTVSHDLKSPLVTCTGYVGLLEEDLQAGDSEAAVDSARRVRNAVTRMSRLIDDLLELSRIGRAEGPPKRLDLPRLAAELAEMMGPRFEELRARLEVAPGLPEAVFADERDLSRALENLLENALKYACDGPGSVVTLGGRSEDGQTLLYVRDSGPGISPDYHQKIFGLFQRLDVSKPGTGVGLASVAKVASVLGGRAWVDSEPGRGATFWLSLPEPTAGDRE from the coding sequence GTGGGACGTGCCCACCGGCATGGTCTGGCTCTCCCCCCGGTCCGCCGCCCTGCTGGCCGACGGCTCGGCCCCCCCCCGCCGACCTGGGACGCCGTGCTCGACCGGCTGCACCCGGACGACTCTCCCGCGTTCCGGGAGGCGTTGGGCGTGGCGGCCGACCGCGGCGAGCTCGACGTCTCGTTCCGCCTCCAACGATCGGCCGGCGACCGCTGGTTCCGGGTCCGGGGCGCGTCCCCCGGCGGCGACGGCCCGGTCCTCACCCTCGCCGGCTCGATCCTGGACATCGACGAGCTCCGCCGCATCCAGGACCGCAACGCCTACCACGCCGCCATCGTCGAGTCGGCCGACGACGCCATCATCGGCCTCGACCGCGACGCCGCCATCGTCGCCTGGAACGGCGGCGCCACCCGGCTCTTCGGTCGGGAGCCCGCCGAGGTCCTCGGCCAGCCCGTCTCGGCGCTGGCCCCCTGGGTCCGGCTCGACCTCATGCCCGATTTGATCCCCCGGGCCCTCCGGGGAGAGTCCGTCTCCCACCAGATCGTCGAGCACCGCCGGGAGGGGGGCGACCGCCAGGAGTTCGCCCTGACCCTCGGCCCCGTGCGGGACGCCGGGGGGGAGCTGGTCGGCGCCTCCCTCATCGCCCGGGACGTGACCGGCCGGCGCGCCATGGAACGCCGGCTCGTCGCCGCCGGCCGGGACCTCCGGCGCCGGAGCGACGAGCTGGAGCAGTTCGTCTACACCGTCTCCCACGACCTGAAGAGCCCGCTGGTCACCTGCACCGGCTACGTCGGCCTGCTGGAGGAGGACCTCCAGGCCGGCGACTCCGAGGCGGCCGTCGACTCGGCCCGTCGCGTCCGCAACGCCGTCACCCGGATGAGCCGGCTGATCGACGACCTGCTGGAGCTGAGCCGGATCGGCCGCGCCGAGGGCCCTCCGAAGCGGCTCGACCTGCCCCGCCTCGCCGCCGAGCTGGCCGAGATGATGGGTCCCCGCTTCGAGGAACTCCGGGCCCGGCTGGAGGTCGCCCCCGGGCTGCCCGAGGCCGTCTTCGCCGACGAGCGGGACCTCTCCCGGGCCCTGGAGAACCTGCTGGAGAACGCGTTGAAGTACGCCTGCGACGGCCCCGGCTCGGTCGTCACCCTCGGCGGCCGGTCCGAGGACGGCCAGACCCTGCTCTACGTCCGGGACTCGGGCCCGGGCATCTCCCCCGACTACCACCAGAAGATTTTCGGCCTGTTCCAGCGGCTCGACGTCTCGAAGCCCGGCACGGGGGTCGGCCTCGCCTCGGTGGCCAAGGTCGCCTCGGTGCTCGGCGGCCGGGCCTGGGTCGACTCCGAGCCGGGCCGGGGCGCCACCTTCTGGCTCTCCCTGCCCGAGCCGACGGCCGGGGACCGCGAGTGA
- a CDS encoding response regulator, with translation MSRMVKFLLVEDDDDHANLVKRNLSRARVANCVTHVPDGAEALAYLRKQGPHADAERPDVVLLDLKLPKVDGLEVLEAIRADADLRDLPVVVLTTSDAEADRERAYQHHVNSYLVKPVDFEKFRQMVNDLSLYWGVWNVLPPSAKGE, from the coding sequence ATGAGCCGCATGGTCAAGTTCCTACTCGTGGAAGACGACGACGACCACGCCAACCTGGTCAAGCGGAACCTCAGCCGGGCCCGGGTGGCCAACTGCGTCACCCACGTCCCCGACGGCGCCGAGGCCCTCGCCTACCTGAGGAAGCAGGGCCCCCACGCCGACGCCGAGCGCCCGGACGTCGTCCTGCTCGACCTGAAGCTGCCCAAGGTCGACGGCCTGGAGGTCCTGGAGGCGATCCGGGCCGACGCGGACCTGCGGGACCTGCCGGTGGTCGTCCTCACCACCTCCGACGCCGAGGCCGACCGCGAGCGGGCCTACCAGCACCACGTCAACAGCTACCTCGTCAAGCCGGTCGACTTCGAGAAGTTCCGCCAGATGGTCAACGACCTGAGCCTCTACTGGGGCGTCTGGAACGTCCTGCCCCCCTCGGCCAAGGGCGAGTGA